A single Gadus macrocephalus chromosome 22, ASM3116895v1 DNA region contains:
- the erf gene encoding ETS domain-containing transcription factor ERF, producing MKTPGEPGFAFPEWAYKPESSPGSRQIQLWHFILELLRKEEYHEVIAWQGDYGEFVIKDPDEVARLWGARKCKPQMNYDKLSRALRYYYNKRILHKTKGKRFTYKFNFNKLVLVNYPFIDMGSGRVPQSAPPITSGGSHFRFPPSTPSEVLSPSEDLRSPGVFSGVARRMARGSVSDCSDGTSTNSELEETVGGGGGGGGAPGDDRGLGGPDRSFRGLLPPRMTHESLFRMYGSGAHLARPTPRVHSEQLSPFPVSPLPGPGGHLGPTLSPGLSMTPGSHLPYTPSPSMSSPMLGSHFSFNADDMKRYLQAHAQSVYNYHLSPRAFLHYPNILIPQPHRPAPPPPPPPPQPAHDKPPAHHLLHAPPPPMHLSHSLAGSLGAGLDDQQHPSPFKFKLQPPPLGRKQRDGGCSSSSSSSSSSAHGQSAASAGSGMHSNHAAMATPKIKVEPISDNESEEVEVTDISEEDEQMNHHGDDDDDDYGDDDEGDVFTPTSRPKLLPHHQHHQHPHHHHALHRYIPGHLQLGNGTAGRPPPPLHSNKPPQHQHHPHHHHHHPEEDDEDEDVFKTPATPPLSAGLPPLPLLSLKSEPGQGSAPISPGGTLCIPLKLRFKRRWSEDQKMEADGEREEAEDKKVRSAEQEDGEAARAAAAAAAAVGGGAGGAVEGLGVAPPTQRRSSSELQRATAQLSLENSGC from the exons GGTTCGCCTTCCCGGAGTGGGCCTACAAGCCCGAGTCCAGCCCGGGCTCCAGACAGATCCAGCTGTGGCACTTCATCCTGGAGCTGCTGAGGAAGGAGGAGTACCACGAGGTGATCGCCTGGCAGGGCGACTACGGGGAGTTCGTCATCAAGGACCCCGACGAGGTGGCACGGCTGTGGGGGGCGCGCAAGTGCAAACCCCAGATGAACTACGACAAGCTGAGCCGTGCACtgag gtaTTACTACAACAAGAGGATCCTCCATAAGACCAAGGGGAAACGCTTCACCTACAAGTTCAACTTCAACAAGCTGGTCCTGGTGAACTACCCCTTCATCGACATGGGCTCTG gacgcGTCCCCCAGAGCGCCCCGCCCATCACCAGCGGCGGCTCCCACTTCCGTTTCCCGCCCTCCACGCCGTCGGAGGTGCTCTCCCCCAGCGAGGACCTCCGCAGCCCGGGGGTGTTCAGCGGCGTGGCGCGGCGCATGGCGCGGGGCTCCGTCAGCGACTGCAGCGACGGCACCTCCACCAActcggagctggaggagacggtgggggggggcggcggcgggggcggggcccccGGCGACGACCGGGGCCTGGGGGGCCCCGACCGCTCCTTCAGGGGCCTCCTGCCGCCGCGCATGACCCACGAGTCCCTGTTCCGCATGTACGGCTCCGGGGCGCACCTGGCCCGGCCCACCCCCCGGGTCCACTCGGAGCAGCTGTCCCCCTTCCCCGTGTCCCCGCTGCCCGGCCCCGGGGGCCACCTGGGCCCCACGCTCTCCCCGGGGCTGTCCATGACGCCGGGCTCCCACCTGCCCTACACCCCGTCCCCCTCCATGTCCTCCCCCATGCTGGGCTCCCACTTCTCCTTCAACGCGGACGACATGAAGCGCTACCTGCAGGCCCACGCCCAGTCGGTGTACAACTACCACCTGAGCCCCCGCGCCTTCCTGCACTACCCCAACATCCTGATCCCCCAGCCGCACCGGCccgcgcccccgccgccgccgccgccgccgcagcccgcCCACGACAAGCCCCCCGCCCACCACCTGCTGcacgcccccccgccgcccatGCACCTCTCCCATTCGCTGGCGGGgtccctgggggcggggctggacgACCAGCAGCACCCCTCCCCCTTCAAGTTCAAGCTGCAGCCGCCGCCGCTCGGACGCAAGCAGCGGGACGggggctgctcctcctcctcctcttcctcctcctcctccgcccacgGCCAATCGGCGGCCTCCGCGGGCTCCGGCATGCACTCTAACCACGCTGCCATGGCGACGCCCAAGATCAAG GTGGAGCCCATCTCCGACAACGAgtccgaggaggtggaggtgaccgACATCAGCGAGGAGGACGAGCAGATGAATCACCacggcgacgacgacgacgacgactacGGCGACGACGACGAGGGCGACGTGTTCACCCCGACCAGCCGACccaagctcctcccccaccaccagcaccaccagcacccccaccaccaccacgccctcCACCGCTACATCCCCGGCCACCTGCAGCTCGGCAACGGGACCGCCGGCCGGCCCCCGCCTCCGCTCCATAGCAACAAGCCGCCgcagcatcagcaccacccccaccaccaccaccaccacccggaggaggacgacgaggacgaggacgtcTTCAagaccccggccacgccccctctgAGCGCGGGcctcccgcccctccccctgctgagCCTGAAGAGCGAGCCGGGTCAGGGGTCGGCTCCCATCAGCCCCGGCGGCACGCTGTGCATCCCCCTCAAGCTGCGCTTCAAGCGGCGCTGGAGCGAGGACCAGAAGATGGAGGCGGACGgcgagagggaggaggcggaggacaaGAAGGTGCGGAGCGCCGAGCAGGAGGACGGGGAGGCGGCCagagcagcagcggcggcagcagcagcagtaggaggaggggcagggggagcgGTGGAGGGCCTGGgggtggccccgcccacccagcGTCGCTCCTCCTCTGAGCTGCAGAGGGCCACCGCCCAGCTGTCCCTGGAGAACTCCGGCTGCTGA